A region from the Geotrypetes seraphini chromosome 10, aGeoSer1.1, whole genome shotgun sequence genome encodes:
- the CA11 gene encoding carbonic anhydrase-related protein 11 isoform X1 → MAGFTCTLLVFLHAGAAVRHAAAPFSMAKSYDDWWAYKESIQGTFVPGPAFWGLVNAAWNLCAIGKRQSPVDIDTSQVVFDPFLHPLRLSLGGKTVSGMLCNTGRHVSFLPERHRAVNMSGGPLLYTHRLEEVRLHFGSEDDAGSEHFMNKRAFSAEVQLIHYNQELYKNMSEAASNPNGLAIVSLLINVANNSNSFLSRMLNRETTTRISFKGDSTSLQDLALDQLFPDTFAFVTYQGSTTSPPCYETVTWIIIDQPLNITSMQMHSLRLLSRHPARNIFQSMSDNVRPAQPLYQRGLRSNLDYRRPGRRCTGPSYRLQVNFILESKLVREPRIQQSENRQISVLPFRETPQQLPITCTQGEMPAPLCCFYRWRRRN, encoded by the exons CACCTTTCAGCATGGCAAAGTCGTATGATGACTGGTGGGCTTACAAGGAATCCATTCAGGGCACCTTTGTACCAG GTCCGGCATTCTGGGGCCTGGTAAATGCTGCCTGGAATCTCTGCGCCATTGGCAAGCGTCAGTCTCCCGTTGACATTGACACCAGCCAGGTGGTCTTCGATCCCTTCCTGCACCCCCTCCGACTCAGCTTGGGAGGCAAGACG GTCAGTGGGATGCTGTGTAACACAGGCCGGCATGTCTCCTTTCTGCCCGAGAGGCACCGGGCGGTGAACATGTCAGGGGGTCCTCTCCTCTACACCCATCGGCTGGAGGAGGTGCGGCTGCACTTCGGCAGTGAAGATGATGCAGGGTCCGAGCATTTCatgaacaagagggcattctctgCAGAA gtgcAGCTGATCCACTATAACCAGGAACTTTACAAAAACATGAGCGAAGCCGCTTCAAACCCCAACGGACTGGCAATTGTCTCCTTACTCATCAAC GTAGCGAATAATTCCAACTCCTTCCTCAGCCGGATGTTGAATAGAGAAACGACCACAAGAATCTCCTTCAAGG GTGACAGCACTTCCCTACAGGATCTGGCCCTGGACCAGCTGTTCCCAGAcacctttgcttttgtgaccTACCAGGGGTCAACGACTTCGCCCCCCTGTTACGAGACCGTCACCTGGATCATCATCGACCAGCCCCTGAACATCACATCCATGCAG atgcACTCTTTACGCCTCTTGAGCCGGCACCCGGCTCGGAACATCTTCCAGAGCATGAGTGACAATGTCCGACCTGCGCAGCCGCTCTATCAGCGAGGGCTAAGAAGCAACCTGGACTACCGCCGACCAGGCCGGCGCTGTACAGGGCCCTCCTATAGGCTGCAGG taaattttatcttggaatccaaacttgtGAGAGAACCCAGAATACAGCAGAGCGAGAACCGGCAGATTTCGGTGCTTCCTTTCCGCGAAACTCCTCAGCAGCTCCCGATCACCTGTACACAAGGGGAAATGCCAGCTCCTCTGTGCTGTTTTTACAGGTGGCGAAGGAGAAATTAA
- the CA11 gene encoding carbonic anhydrase-related protein 11 isoform X3, translating to MAGFTCTLLVFLHAGAAVRHAAAPFSMAKSYDDWWAYKESIQGTFVPGPAFWGLVNAAWNLCAIGKRQSPVDIDTSQVVFDPFLHPLRLSLGGKTVSGMLCNTGRHVSFLPERHRAVNMSGGPLLYTHRLEEVRLHFGSEDDAGSEHFMNKRAFSAEVQLIHYNQELYKNMSEAASNPNGLAIVSLLINVANNSNSFLSRMLNRETTTRISFKGDSTSLQDLALDQLFPDTFAFVTYQGSTTSPPCYETVTWIIIDQPLNITSMQMHSLRLLSRHPARNIFQSMSDNVRPAQPLYQRGLRSNLDYRRPGRRCTGPSYRLQVEDPTSPRTAG from the exons CACCTTTCAGCATGGCAAAGTCGTATGATGACTGGTGGGCTTACAAGGAATCCATTCAGGGCACCTTTGTACCAG GTCCGGCATTCTGGGGCCTGGTAAATGCTGCCTGGAATCTCTGCGCCATTGGCAAGCGTCAGTCTCCCGTTGACATTGACACCAGCCAGGTGGTCTTCGATCCCTTCCTGCACCCCCTCCGACTCAGCTTGGGAGGCAAGACG GTCAGTGGGATGCTGTGTAACACAGGCCGGCATGTCTCCTTTCTGCCCGAGAGGCACCGGGCGGTGAACATGTCAGGGGGTCCTCTCCTCTACACCCATCGGCTGGAGGAGGTGCGGCTGCACTTCGGCAGTGAAGATGATGCAGGGTCCGAGCATTTCatgaacaagagggcattctctgCAGAA gtgcAGCTGATCCACTATAACCAGGAACTTTACAAAAACATGAGCGAAGCCGCTTCAAACCCCAACGGACTGGCAATTGTCTCCTTACTCATCAAC GTAGCGAATAATTCCAACTCCTTCCTCAGCCGGATGTTGAATAGAGAAACGACCACAAGAATCTCCTTCAAGG GTGACAGCACTTCCCTACAGGATCTGGCCCTGGACCAGCTGTTCCCAGAcacctttgcttttgtgaccTACCAGGGGTCAACGACTTCGCCCCCCTGTTACGAGACCGTCACCTGGATCATCATCGACCAGCCCCTGAACATCACATCCATGCAG atgcACTCTTTACGCCTCTTGAGCCGGCACCCGGCTCGGAACATCTTCCAGAGCATGAGTGACAATGTCCGACCTGCGCAGCCGCTCTATCAGCGAGGGCTAAGAAGCAACCTGGACTACCGCCGACCAGGCCGGCGCTGTACAGGGCCCTCCTATAGGCTGCAGG TTGAGGATCCTACATCACCCAGGACGGCAGGCTAA
- the CA11 gene encoding carbonic anhydrase-related protein 11 isoform X2, translated as MAGFTCTLLVFLHAGAAVRHAAAPFSMAKSYDDWWAYKESIQGTFVPGPAFWGLVNAAWNLCAIGKRQSPVDIDTSQVVFDPFLHPLRLSLGGKTVSGMLCNTGRHVSFLPERHRAVNMSGGPLLYTHRLEEVRLHFGSEDDAGSEHFMNKRAFSAEVANNSNSFLSRMLNRETTTRISFKGDSTSLQDLALDQLFPDTFAFVTYQGSTTSPPCYETVTWIIIDQPLNITSMQMHSLRLLSRHPARNIFQSMSDNVRPAQPLYQRGLRSNLDYRRPGRRCTGPSYRLQVNFILESKLVREPRIQQSENRQISVLPFRETPQQLPITCTQGEMPAPLCCFYRWRRRN; from the exons CACCTTTCAGCATGGCAAAGTCGTATGATGACTGGTGGGCTTACAAGGAATCCATTCAGGGCACCTTTGTACCAG GTCCGGCATTCTGGGGCCTGGTAAATGCTGCCTGGAATCTCTGCGCCATTGGCAAGCGTCAGTCTCCCGTTGACATTGACACCAGCCAGGTGGTCTTCGATCCCTTCCTGCACCCCCTCCGACTCAGCTTGGGAGGCAAGACG GTCAGTGGGATGCTGTGTAACACAGGCCGGCATGTCTCCTTTCTGCCCGAGAGGCACCGGGCGGTGAACATGTCAGGGGGTCCTCTCCTCTACACCCATCGGCTGGAGGAGGTGCGGCTGCACTTCGGCAGTGAAGATGATGCAGGGTCCGAGCATTTCatgaacaagagggcattctctgCAGAA GTAGCGAATAATTCCAACTCCTTCCTCAGCCGGATGTTGAATAGAGAAACGACCACAAGAATCTCCTTCAAGG GTGACAGCACTTCCCTACAGGATCTGGCCCTGGACCAGCTGTTCCCAGAcacctttgcttttgtgaccTACCAGGGGTCAACGACTTCGCCCCCCTGTTACGAGACCGTCACCTGGATCATCATCGACCAGCCCCTGAACATCACATCCATGCAG atgcACTCTTTACGCCTCTTGAGCCGGCACCCGGCTCGGAACATCTTCCAGAGCATGAGTGACAATGTCCGACCTGCGCAGCCGCTCTATCAGCGAGGGCTAAGAAGCAACCTGGACTACCGCCGACCAGGCCGGCGCTGTACAGGGCCCTCCTATAGGCTGCAGG taaattttatcttggaatccaaacttgtGAGAGAACCCAGAATACAGCAGAGCGAGAACCGGCAGATTTCGGTGCTTCCTTTCCGCGAAACTCCTCAGCAGCTCCCGATCACCTGTACACAAGGGGAAATGCCAGCTCCTCTGTGCTGTTTTTACAGGTGGCGAAGGAGAAATTAA